The DNA window CATCCATaccatagatttttttaaatcgagTGAgttaccaacatttaaaaattagaagtttttacatatattgaaaaaaCATATGTCTGCTTCTCCTGAGAATCCAGAAAAATCTGTCTTCATGGGGCCCACATCCCCTGAGGGCAATAAAAGAACTGAGTTGTGGCTGGCCCCTTCTGATAGCTGCTTCTACTTGACCTCTTCTCTCATTTCTGTTATCTGTGGGGCCCCTGGAggcatttcttttgatttccccttcTGCAGGCAAAGCTGCGATTTAGGACTAGTGTGTCCTGTTACCTAACATGGCCGGCATCTTTGCCACTTGACTGAACCTTGACCGCAGGGAATACGAGTCTTGCTAAGAGTTGCTGCGTCCTGGCACGGTTTCTGCCACATAGTAGAACTCAAGAAATCCACTTCGTTCCTCCCCCCATTCCAtacctccccacctcctggtttttcttcttttctatccCCCAAGTctgaacaatttttcttttagtgaAAAGGGATACTGTTAATAACTATTCTGGGATAACATGTGTGAGTTTGAACCACTGTGGGTATATTAGTTTCCAAGGACTGTCATAACAAAGAACCCCAAACTGGATGCTTAAAACAAGactattatctcacagttctggaggcagaagtTGGAAATCCACGTATCAGCAGGATACTAAGTATCAGCAGGCTTGGCACCTTCTGGAGGTTCTAAGGGAGAGTTCATgcctttctcttagcttctggtgggtGCTGCAGTCCGTGAGGTACCTTGGTTTGTAGATACATCactccactctctgcctctgtcatcacatggcattcttcctgtgtgtctgtgtcagttttttcttcctataaggacactagtcatattggactaAGGCCTTACCCTAACAACCTCATCCTGACTTGACTGCAGTTACGAAGACCCTAttaccaaataaggtcacattcacagctacagaaggttaggacttcaacatatcttctTGGGGGACACAACTCAACCCATAAGCTTCAAACTAGCTTTCTGACCTGAaaagatggagataataattcTATTTGTTAGATGAGGTTCCTGTGAGAACTAAATGACCAACATATCTGGGCCCTCACACGGTGCCTGCAATATAGCTTGAACTCAACAAAAGCATTTCcagccctttccctccccttccacacctttttcctcctcttctcctacTTGGGCACCCGCGTCCTTGACTTCTCTGTCATTTTGTTCGCTCAGGATAgaaacatgaaacaaacaaaaacatccatCCGTTGCCTGATTTTATCCTTCCTGCCATTAATTTCGTAGGTGATATTTAAGTCCCTTCCTTCAAAATAATGTGTTTACCTTATACAGTATTTCCAGAAAGGATTCAGACTCCAGTGACATATAGAAGACTGCTCTGTGCTCTCCAGTCCAGCATCCCCAGGCCTCCTGCTGTAAGTATAGCTTCTTTCGATAAAGAAAGCCACGGAGAAGCAAATCCCTCTCCAACACCATCCAGTGAATGGGAAGAGACCCCACTGATCTTCACGGTCAGACAAGAAATGAATATGGGAGCCAGAGGATCACCCAGGCAGGCCTGGGGCAGTTCATTTCTGGAACAGGAAATGacaaaaatgcctattcaggtccaCTCAGTAAATCCTGTGCACCTGGAGGCCATAGGCACACATATCAACAGGCACTTGAGATTTCAGAGCCAGCCCCCTTGTAATTCCAAGGGAGATTCTGTCCCATCTGGTGAGTACCACTTTGTGGTTCCtaactctttcttcctcttttcaattggccacatttcatttttaacttcaaTAGAAACAGCAAAATTATTTGACCCAACGGTAAGTCCTATTCTAGAACATTCTATAAGAACTGTAGTTGTCAGTCTTTAATGGAAGTCTGCTTGTTGCTTTGTATTGTATTGGAGGAGAGCACAGGTGTGAGCTGATGACAAGAGTTTAATGATTCAGGTATTGCacctgataataataataatgacaagtATTATCATTAGCATCCCAACCCCCATTTATGATGCTCTCAGATACTGTGCTGAGCACTTTGTTTTATGAAATCCTCATAGAACCCTCTTAGGCAGAtaatgttattatccccattaagGAAGGTGTGAATTCATAGCACAGAATAATGTGTATAAAAATGAAGTATCTCAAAACTGTGTAACAGGAGGAATGGTTTAAAGGTAAGAAGATGGACCAGAAGGAATGAGCTTTGACATCAGGGAAACCCAAGCCCAGAACCAGAAATACTTGGGCTCAAATTTCTGCTTTCTGCTGTTTCATTGAGTTCTGTCGCCATGATCAAGTTCCATAAATGTTCTTTGAGCCCAGTATTTTCTGTAAACTGACAATTACTACCTTGAAGAGATGTTGTTGATATAAAATTCCCTGAACACAGCAGGGCCGACTAAATGGCGGTTGTGATGATGGTGTTTATGGTGCTGATATTCTGACTGCAGGAGAGGAAATGTCAGGAGACAATGCATACCTCCAAATATTCTAGGAAGTGTCATGTAGAAGGAGAAGGATTAGACTGAtttgatgcttttatttttttaggtaagTTTTTGGGTAGATTTTCTTGCACATATTTATACAGTTTGTTGGAATTGACCAAtagaaggaagagaaattttGACACAGTCCAAATGAGAACCTTCTTTGAACTAGAGGATAATGTCCTGCCTGGACTGTAAATGGTAAAGTAGAGGCTGGGAGACTTTCTGCCAAAGATGCTGAGTCAGAGATTCTTCTTTGCTGGGAGGATGGGCTTGATGATGGCATGCTGAGGATGCTGGCAGGTTAACACATTTTGAGTCTTATGTATAAGGCAATGTGCTAAAATCTGAACATACATCTTCAATTATGGTCCATACGGCTACCTTCTGAGACAAGAACTGTTATCTTCCCATGGTTTAGATGACGATTTGGTGGCCCACAGAGATTCTGTAACTTTAGGGATGGAGCGAGGATTCGAGCCTCCATTCTGACTCCAGGTCAGAGCATTCCTATATTAAGATTCCAGATATGACAATAATAGCTCATAGgtactgagcacttattatgtacgagatgctttacattttattatgttcTTCCCTCAGATACTTGCTTAGTTTGCTTTTACgcttccttcaggtctttactGAAATGTCACCTACACGGTTGGGCTTTCCTAACCGTTCtcactttattttcctccttaagATTTATTACCAGCTGACACTTATACATTTCTTTGTTTGCTTATCTGTTAGCCTGCTTTCTCTTCCATTCCCTCTCTTCCCAACTCGAATGCATGCTCCATAAGTGCAGGGATATTGCAGCTTTATTCCTTTCTGTATTCCCAATGTCTAGAATACTGCCAGACACATAACAGGCACTCAAATATTAATGAATGAAGAAAACGAATGGACAGATTTAATCCCACTagcaaccctgtgaagtaggtaatACAATCCTCATGTTTCAGGTAAGGACAAAGAGACTTAGGCCAGGTGATATGCTGGGATATAAATCTATGATGGTCTGCCCCTAAAGCCTGTTTATTCCCTTACACCAAACTGTCCCTCTAAGACAGTTTGTTACAAAAGGCATCATTATTGAATTACATTCAGGGAAGGAATTCCTATTCTTTGTCCCAAGACAGAGGACAGCATATTCTGTCTAGGTTGTATTCTGTTTCTCGAAATTCCAGAGTCACATCTATGATCTTAGGTGGAATCGTCTTGCAATGAATGGGTCATATGCCAGGGCTGTAAATCTAAATCACCAAACAGTTATTAAGCATCTATCTGTTTTTCACAAAGCAATGTGTTTGGCTCTCTGAAAGCTTTTATTTACCTGGCCATATTGAAATGCCATTCTACCTTTATTTCCAGGAAATAAGTCTCACGTTGGAGAAATCAGGATCACTAAAAATTTTGCACAGTTTGACTTGGTTATGTTAAGTGTGTAGTGGGAACTGCCCAGTACATACCAAACATAGAACAGTGTGTGATGAACTAAATTGAAATACTTAGTGTTATACCATTTGACACCCACTGTTAGGAAGGCAATGTGCATTTGAAAtcttctacatattttttgaGTTTGCCAGTGATCCCTTGGGTGGCTCCAAATATTTCAGACATCTGCATGCTATTCAAAGCCCTTTAAAAGTTTACAGAAAGTGATTTAAATCATCTAAGTTATCTTAATACACTACTGAAGAATTACACTTTAATTTTGCGTAGGTCAGTGGGCAGGATTTCTTACCTAAAAAcgatttttttttgggggggccacaGGGCgcggggcatgcgggatcttaattccttgaccagggatcaaacctgtgccccctgcagtggaagcgcagagtcttaaccactggattgccagggaagtacCCCCCAAACGATTTTATACATACGATATATatcaagattttatatatatatatatatatatatatatataaatacatacttatatataaatgcatgtggaatatatatatatatatatgtcttttgtATATCTTTTACATGAAACAATGATTTCATGATcgggcaaagaaagaaaaaacatcaaaTCTATTattagtgtgtatgtatgtgttgtgTAGAGCCAACATCAGATTAAAACactgattgttttcattttcacccaGTTTGACATTTCTAATAAAAGTCATGAAATAATTGCCTCCTGGAGTTTTAAATTGTCAGCAGTGTGTCTAATTGCGCCGCGGATCTGTTTGTTTTTCCAGATCTGAATAATTTCCATTCACAAATTTTCCCCAGATTTCCAATTCGAGGATTTATTTTAGTCACCCAttcttctgtttccctctctttAAAAGTTTTGAACTGTTTGTcttgaaattaaaagttttatgaggattgggcttccctggtggcgcagtggttgagagtccacctgccgatgcaggggacatgggttcacgcccctgtccgggaagatcccacatgccgcggagtggctgggcccgtgagccatggccgctgagcctgcgcgtccggagcctgtgctccgcaacgggaggggccacaacagtgagaggcccgcgtaccgcaaaaaaaaaaaaaaaaaaaaaagttttatgagGATTCTGTAAAAgttattttggggggaggaggtgCTTTCAAACAATAGGAAAAGAATCGATAgcgttttattttcttaaaagaaatatggGAAGCACGTGAGGATAATGTCaggggatttaaaattttttctcagcaCGTTACAAACATCGATTTCTCAAACATCCACTtatcaggagatttttttttttttttaagtcccagCGGGGCAGGTAAATTCCACACACTTGAGCACAACCCTGGCTTTTCTTTGCCTTCCAGGTCTTACTCTGAGGCTATACACTGCCGTCGGCCTCAACGGGAGAAGCCAGACCCCCTTTGCCTCGTCCAGGGTCTCCTGGAGTTTGTCAGAGCTTGAGCTGGAAGAGAGGATGACACCCGCAGTAGGCGCACCGGCAAACCCAGATTCCCAAAGCTGGCTCCTGGGTGCATTCGGGAATTCAGTGGGAAGGGGCACAGTTGCCATGGCACCAGAGATGCTCCCCAGGCATCCTCATCCTCCCGGGAAAAGGGGGCCCGGGGCAGACGCCTCTCTCCCCGGCGGTCTGGCAGGAGCGTCCCTTCCTGTGCTTGCCTGTGGTCCCACCCATCTCCCCTCCAAGAGGTTAACCAAGGTTTGCTCCTCTCCGCCCTCCCGCCAACCCCTGCGTTTCCATACGGTTTGTTCACAGGCCCCTCCTAGGCCGGGGGTGAATGCTCACTTACACTGACCACTGCGAGGGAATTGTTCCGTGAGCGCTGCCCGTCTTCCAATCAATGCCTGCCCTGAACAACAGAAAGGGCCTCAGATGTACTGGTTTCCACAGAACCATTGTTAGGCTTCACAGAAGCAGTTTTGAACCTAATAAATAATGTCAAAAGTCTCTATCGCAGCCAAAAAATGTTCCTTTTGAAGGATTTCTAATAGTATTTTTGTTCTGCGGTGTCTCCCAGTGTCACAAAGAATTTGTGCCTCACAATGGGGATGGGGTACCTCGCGTGCCACTTCGCAATGTGCCGCCGTCAGGGATGGCCAGGACCCCGCTTTGCTTTGCTCTCGCAGGTAAACGGTTTCACTTGCCAACTTGGGCTTTAGTTTAAGGATGTTTTCTAAGGGCCTTCTGAGTCTCTAAACAGAGGTTTTGAAAACATAATTGAATGTCTGTAATTTAATAGTTAACATGAAATTTGATTACTCCCAATGTGCCTAGGGGAATTTTCTTCAGGCTATATTAAGGTTTTTATGTCAGAAACCTGAAGCTGGATCCTCTCTGGAGGCTCTGAAACACATGGAACTAAGTTTAATGCAATAGAGATGCTTAAGGAATGTTTTATCAAACTGGTGGTTTTAGGCAGTATTTTTGATTTTGGCTAATGTCAGTTAAACATGGCAGCTTTTCGCTGTGAGGCGATGCAGAGACTgatttatcaaatgattttatgggtttagttatttttttttctttttaatgtgttatttttttcaacattcagagagaaacacaaatcaatgTGACCAAGTCATTCATGTGCAGTTTTGCACTCAAGTTTCTTGCAATTTTCCCACAGGCTTGGATTCATAGAATTTGATCCATGTAAAATCCTACTGCACTTTCCCCTTCAGTTcgagatttatatatatatatataaaatgcctaTATACTACTATGTGTATACTATATGTAGTATGTCTATATTTAAGATGTCCTCCTGTCTAAAGTCCAAATGTAAGTTTCAAAGTTTCAATCGAAATGAAATGTTATACCTGATAGTTGCTTAACATTTAGAAGTCTGTTTAATCCTTTGAGGACGATTTGATTGTTTTTGAATATTATTCCCTAGGAGTAATGCACTTAAAAAATGtatccccagggcttccctggtggtgcagtggttgagagtccgcctgccgatacaggggacacgggtttgtgtcctggtccgggaagatcccacatgccgcggagcggttgggcccgtgagccatggccgctgggcctgcgcgtccagagcctgtgctctgcaatgggagaggccacaacagttagaggctcgcataccgcaaaaaaaaaaaagaaaaaaaaaatatcctcaaACTAGCGCTTTTGTTCCAGattaatatgattttataataaatacgcttttttatttttattagcctGATTTTAGATAAAAGAATGTACGGGTTATCAATGGTGGTTGCTATGGTTTCCTGAGGATATAATGGCATCTGCTCACCAGAGTTCTTGCGACAACCGTAAGTTCAACTTCATGTCATTTGGTTAGGGAGAAGTGGGTGGGCACACTCGTGggttttatgtaaaattttgatTCTGGGATATGTTAGTTATGAGTTAgcacaattaatttttttttaaggtcaagAGAGCATTGCTTTAAGTGATTATAAAACAACCAAAATTTTATAATGGTCAAATGCAGGAATGGAAAATGTTTTTGATATATAGTAAGTGGATTTCCTTACCTGTGGAAATACAAAATAgtgaatttactaaaaaaatACAGTACAGAAGAAGCAATTCTGCTCAGATTTGAGAAAAGGGATACAAGCAACAGATATAAAATATGTGATACATGATATTCTAAAGcaatttcccaaagtgtgttctaTGGAACACTAGAATTAGAAAGATGCTTTGTGACATGGAGAAGCTATAGATGAGTATGTCTGGGAGATGTGGCCATGATGCTCCCACTTAGAAAGTCATGGTAATATATTAAGGATCCCCCAAAATCCCATGGCAAAAAATCTGATAAACTCTGTTTAACCCAGTGTATCCCAGTTTTATGTGATCAGGGAACACcgacatgtgtgtgtatgtgtgtgtgtgtgtgtgtgtgtacacatatatgtattttaaaaatataacgcCTATCAATACCTTGCAGCGCTAGTGTCCTGTGGAACACAGTTGAGAAAACATTGCTCAAAACTCTATTCTTAATATACTAGAATCCATGTAAACTGGTAGGGTTCAAGGTAaggatttcttttcaaaaaagtgAAGTAAGAATCAGAGCTAAAGAAAGCAGCCCTTCATAAATACCTCCAGGAGCCCATTCTTCCTTGGAGGAATGTAAAGAGCTATcttaattttcctcattttggGTGCACATGGTTGGGAGTTTAGTTGGTCTAACCATGACCATAGCTTAGATAGTGATGGATGAAGAGCTTTTTCGGCTTTGACTGTCATAGTTATGGGCTACAGGTGTCCAAGTCTTTCTGAATGACACTAGAACTTAGACACAAATGTACCAAGGTAAACATAGTTAAATCTTTCCCAATGtcattatttctgaaaatagtGCTGATTTAAGCAGTTATAATTGGGTACACATcaattttaggaaataaataatatgtgtgtgtgcttgagGACTAGAACGAGGTCTTATGGTATAAAATAATTGTTGCTAAGGTTCTGAACtacagtttgtttttatttcttcagggATGTGTGGTTTGACTTAAGGGACATTTATTACCACATACTACAACAGTTTTCTAAGGAAGATAATGTgtcattttagggaaaaaaatgtttctctgaaaGTTGCACTGGAAAATagtgataaatttaaaaaattagtacattgaagaaatgaaatatttaggagaGTCTCTAGTGAATAATGTTTACAAGTGAGGAactctgtaaaataataattatggcagataacatttactgagtatgtattttatgttagggactgttctaagcatttagaatatattaattcatttagtcctcataatGGCTTCATGAAGTAGTTACTGATATCATTATCGctacttcacagatgagaaagctttattttgaacaattttatatacacatgtatatattgaagcttataattatatatacataagttACAAActatattgttatatattatacaatattgtTTGTGTATAAAGCTGTGTTATTACGTTCTGTATCATGAGAGCTAATATATGTACATGTGAATGTGTGTATTCCACCTCATACAGATATCATATATAAATCAGTTTTTATTCCATGCCATTGGTGCCTAAGTGAGGTCAATATAGAAACTCTACTTATAGCCGTCTCCTCCTTATAATGAAGTGGAGAGTAGGAGGTGATAGCTGGGAGTTGATGACATATGATATGTTCGAACACTTTGAAGAGCAGAGTGGGGTCAGAGATGATCATCACATCGTTCTTTTTGTTTGAAGCAACATCCTCGCTGTGAATGAAGTCTCAGAAACTCAAGAAAGGGAAGGTGGTTTTGAGGTTTTACTAAAGACGGAAGCACTTTCCAAGCTTATTGGAGCTGACCCACATCAGCCTTGCGGAAGGGATGGAAGGCTGTAGCGGGAGAGCTAATGAAGAGCTAAGGTGCTGGGGCTGACCTGGGTCTGAAGAGCCAAGAATTTGTTCCTGTAAGCGTGACCTGAACTTAGTGTCACTCCATCCTTTGGCTGCAGTTTCTTCACTGTTAAATTGGGATAACGTGTTTCGTTTACTGCAAAGGATACTTGGGGAACAAGTCTGCTATCAAATCAAAGCATTTGAAAAGCAAGATCACTATGCAGatgcaaataattattttgatgttAATATCAACAACAATTAGCATAAATATTACCATCAGTTATGCAGGGCTAATTTCAGGCTTATAGATCCAGCTGCCTTACACTGACAGTGAATATTATTTCTGGTAACCAGGTGATCATGTCTCTCTGAGAAGTTTTATGTACCATATTCTTCACCTTCATCACAGCATTATGAGGCACGTAGTACAGCAGTATCCCATTTACTGAcaaggaaacaaacacagagagacaaAGCAATTTGTTCAGTGATTGCCCCCAGCACACAAGCTCACAGTCATTCTCTATTAAAAACAATGTAGACAGTTGACAGCTCAACAAAATATTCCATTTAGAACCCCCAGTTTAGAAGAGTTCAGCGTAGAGTATAGAATGACAGTGGGCAGTGTCTACTATCCCATGTAATCTTTTA is part of the Phocoena sinus isolate mPhoSin1 chromosome 10, mPhoSin1.pri, whole genome shotgun sequence genome and encodes:
- the C10H12orf42 gene encoding uncharacterized protein C12orf42 homolog, giving the protein MCLPYTVFPERIQTPVTYRRLLCALQSSIPRPPAVSIASFDKESHGEANPSPTPSSEWEETPLIFTVRQEMNMGARGSPRQAWGSSFLEQEMTKMPIQVHSVNPVHLEAIGTHINRHLRFQSQPPCNSKGDSVPSGLTLRLYTAVGLNGRSQTPFASSRVSWSLSELELEERMTPAVGAPANPDSQSWLLGAFGNSVGRGTVAMAPEMLPRHPHPPGKRGPGADASLPGGLAGASLPVLACGPTHLPSKRLTKVCSSPPSRQPLRFHTVCSQAPPRPGVNAHLH